A DNA window from Synchiropus splendidus isolate RoL2022-P1 chromosome 2, RoL_Sspl_1.0, whole genome shotgun sequence contains the following coding sequences:
- the si:ch211-145b13.6 gene encoding erythroblast NAD(P)(+)--arginine ADP-ribosyltransferase isoform X1 — MCDLFCNFSSDTRMKETVRISKMTCSLVAVVLLLTTTLDRVAAVKQMDLSPHAVDDLYQGCREKAMKKFISSGLLEKELQANQDFFTAWNTSLAKPIPGGLKEHAAALWAYFHVDEKFTKRFNDAVEKLGVNSSVYQQDFQFKSIHFLLMDAIHLLKPKTCKNVYMISDSQVRAKTGSKVRFGRFTVVRTDLSMKEDIGDDVYFNITTCFSASLQDICPTCGDDALISPTEEFTAAEEKVDEETHIVLQHSKLATTHNCYFTSGAAVEVSTLWLLSLLLAAQLLNST, encoded by the exons AtgtgtgatttgttttgcaacttctCTTCAGATACTCGGATGAAGGAAACTGTCCGAATTTCCAAGATGACGTGTTCACTGGTGGCTGTTGTGCTTCTCCTCACCACAACTCTTGACAGA GTGGCTGCTGTCAAGCAGATGGATCTATCTCCACACGCGGTGGACGACCTGTACCAGGGATGTCGTGAGAAAGCCATGAAAAAGTTTATCTCCTCCGGATTATTGGAGAAGGAACTGCAGGCCAACCAGGACTTCTTCACAGCGTGGAACACCAGCCTGGCAAAGCCCATCCCAGGTGGGCTGAAGGAGCACGCCGCGGCTCTGTGGGCCTACTTTCATGTCGACGAGAAATTCACCAAGAGGTTCAACGATGCCGTGGAGAAGCTGGGAGTGAACTCCAGCGTCTACCAGCAGGATTTCCAGTTTAAGTCCATTCACTTCCTCCTGATGGACGCTATCCACCTGTTGAAGCCAAAGACTTGTAAAAATGTGTACATGATCAGTGACTCTCAGGTCCGAGCCAAGacagggtccaaggtcagattCGGGCGATTCACCGTGGTTCGGACGGACCTGTCGATGAAGGAAGACATTGGCGACGATGTCTACTTCAACATCACCACCTGTTTCTCGGCCAGCCTGCAGGACATCTGCCCGACGTGTGGAGACGATGCTCTCATATCTCCCACCGAGGAGTTCACTGCGGCAGAGGAGAAGGTGGATGAGGAAACACACATTGTCCTTCAACATTCCAAACTCGCCACCACACATAACTGCTACTTCACCTCAGG CGCTGCAGTGGAGGTCTCCACCCTCTGGCTTCTTTCTCTCCTGCTGGCTGCACAGCTTTTAAATTCCACCTGA
- the si:ch211-145b13.6 gene encoding erythroblast NAD(P)(+)--arginine ADP-ribosyltransferase isoform X2 produces the protein MKETVRISKMTCSLVAVVLLLTTTLDRVAAVKQMDLSPHAVDDLYQGCREKAMKKFISSGLLEKELQANQDFFTAWNTSLAKPIPGGLKEHAAALWAYFHVDEKFTKRFNDAVEKLGVNSSVYQQDFQFKSIHFLLMDAIHLLKPKTCKNVYMISDSQVRAKTGSKVRFGRFTVVRTDLSMKEDIGDDVYFNITTCFSASLQDICPTCGDDALISPTEEFTAAEEKVDEETHIVLQHSKLATTHNCYFTSGAAVEVSTLWLLSLLLAAQLLNST, from the exons ATGAAGGAAACTGTCCGAATTTCCAAGATGACGTGTTCACTGGTGGCTGTTGTGCTTCTCCTCACCACAACTCTTGACAGA GTGGCTGCTGTCAAGCAGATGGATCTATCTCCACACGCGGTGGACGACCTGTACCAGGGATGTCGTGAGAAAGCCATGAAAAAGTTTATCTCCTCCGGATTATTGGAGAAGGAACTGCAGGCCAACCAGGACTTCTTCACAGCGTGGAACACCAGCCTGGCAAAGCCCATCCCAGGTGGGCTGAAGGAGCACGCCGCGGCTCTGTGGGCCTACTTTCATGTCGACGAGAAATTCACCAAGAGGTTCAACGATGCCGTGGAGAAGCTGGGAGTGAACTCCAGCGTCTACCAGCAGGATTTCCAGTTTAAGTCCATTCACTTCCTCCTGATGGACGCTATCCACCTGTTGAAGCCAAAGACTTGTAAAAATGTGTACATGATCAGTGACTCTCAGGTCCGAGCCAAGacagggtccaaggtcagattCGGGCGATTCACCGTGGTTCGGACGGACCTGTCGATGAAGGAAGACATTGGCGACGATGTCTACTTCAACATCACCACCTGTTTCTCGGCCAGCCTGCAGGACATCTGCCCGACGTGTGGAGACGATGCTCTCATATCTCCCACCGAGGAGTTCACTGCGGCAGAGGAGAAGGTGGATGAGGAAACACACATTGTCCTTCAACATTCCAAACTCGCCACCACACATAACTGCTACTTCACCTCAGG CGCTGCAGTGGAGGTCTCCACCCTCTGGCTTCTTTCTCTCCTGCTGGCTGCACAGCTTTTAAATTCCACCTGA